Proteins found in one Arachis stenosperma cultivar V10309 chromosome 8, arast.V10309.gnm1.PFL2, whole genome shotgun sequence genomic segment:
- the LOC130944199 gene encoding probable receptor-like protein kinase At1g11050 encodes MDTQIASFLLLLLLLFTILVSGSESASCPFDLNYVDTLTWDTSTCRDPIDTQHCCQTLLSLIGIGLSQHLKQTSQFQLQDNNTSASCLSEFRSKLSPLSLNTSMVSTCFQNSDFVSNSSSCAGIENIQDWKQKVGLISPLDTSCSGDMNGQTQCSICTDAGFKVTADLNQKDPNSTKCFYFTILYAAGVVNQFGPDNLGTASCILGLPLSTKKGSWNKEQVLKLVFGILGALGGVILTSVLIVLFRKWDRRRRENLYHRSIENSVRNSVLPNAGAKWFHISELERATNKFSQRNMIGQGGDGVVYKGTLSDGTLVAVKEILNLESKGDEEFCYEVDIISKIKHRNLLALRGCCVTSDNLKGKRRFLVYDYMPNDSLSYQLSIAGANRLTWPQRKSIILDVAKGLAYLHYEIKPPIYHRDIKATNILLDSKMKAKVADFGLAKQGSEGQSHLTTRVAGTYGYLAPEYALYGQLTEKSDVYSFGIVILEIMSGRKVLDTTNSNSNVVLITDWAWTLAKSGRTEEILDESIRGEGPEKIMERFVLVGILCGHAMVALRPTIAEAMKMLEGDIDIPELPDRPVPLGHESFRSSLLFGLQRSGRSMPYLSSYETNMTTSTM; translated from the exons ATGGATACCCAAATAGCgtcctttcttcttctcctcctcctcctcttcacCATTTTGGTATCTGGTAGTGAATCAGCATCGTGCCCCTTTGATCTCAACTATGTTGACACCTTAACATGGGACACATCAACATGCAGAGACCCAATAGACACACAACACTGCTGCCAAACCCTGCTGAGTCTTATCGGCATTGGACTATCTCAACACCTCAAACAAACCTCCCAGTTCCAACTCCAGGATAACAATACTTCCGCATCTTGCTTATCCGAATTCAG ATCCAAGCTTTCACCCTTATCGCTGAACACATCTATGGTGTCCACATGCTTCCAGAACTCGGATTTCGTCTCGAATTCTTCGAGTTGTGCCGGGATTGAGAACATCCAAGATTGGAAGCAGAAGGTGGGGTTAATCTCCCCACTGGACACTTCTTGCAGTGGCGACATGAATGGCCAAACGCAGTGCAGCATTTGCACGGACGCGGGATTCAAGGTCACTGCAGACTTGAACCAAAAGGACCCAAATTCGACCAAATGCTTCTACTTCACAATCTTGTATGCTGCTGGTGTTGTTAACCAGTTTGGTCCAGACAATTTGGGCACGGCTTCTTGCATTCTGGGCTTGCCATTGTCCACGAAGAAAGGGTCGTGGAACAAGGAACAAGTTTTGAAATTGGTTTTTGGGATATTGGGTGCTCTTGGTGGTGTTATTCTCACCTCGGTTCTGATTGTTTTGTTTAGAAAGTGGGATAGGAGGAGGAGGGAGAACCTTTATCACAGGTCAATCGAAAACAGCGTTAGGAACAGCGTTTTGCCTAATGCGGGGGCGAAATGGTTTCATATTTCAGAGCTTGAACGAGCCACGAACAAGTTTTCACAGAGGAATATGATTGGTCAAGGTGGTGATGGGGTAGTGTACAAGGGGACTCTTTCAGACGGCACTTTGGTTGCGGTTAAAGAGATTCTGAACTTGGAAAGCAAAGGGGATGAGGAGTTTTGCTATGAGGTAGATATCATAAGCAAAATAAAGCATAGAAATCTTCTTGCTCTTCGGGGTTGTTGCGTTACGAGCGATAACTTGAAAGGTAAAAGGAGGTTTCTGGTTTATGATTATATGCCTAATGACAGCCTCAGTTACCAATTGTCCATTGCTGGTGCTAATAGGCTAACATGGCCACAGAGGAAGAGCATAATTCTTGATGTGGCTAAGGGGCTTGCTTATTTGCATTACGAAATCAAACCCCCTATTTATCACCGCGACATTAAAGCAACCAACATACTTCTTGATAGCAAGATGAAAGCAAAAGTGGCGGATTTCGGATTAGCAAAACAGGGCAGTGAAGGCCAGTCTCACCTCACAACAAGGGTGGCTGGCACATACGGTTATCTAGCGCCAGAGTACGCGCTATACGGCCAACTAACAGAGAAGAGTGATGTGTATAGTTTTGGAATTGTGATCTTAGAGATCATGAGTGGGAGGAAGGTACTAGACACGACGAATTCGAATTCAAACGTGGTCTTGATCACGGATTGGGCGTGGACGCTCGCGAAATCAGGTCGGACGGAGGAGATTCTTGACGAGTCAATAAGGGGAGAAGGGCCAGAGAAGATCATGGAAAGGTTTGTTCTTGTTGGGATTCTTTGTGGTCATGCAATGGTTGCGCTTAGGCCTACCATTGCTGAGGCAATGAAGATGTTGGAGGGTGATATTGACATTCCTGAGTTGCCAGACAGGCCGGTACCACTTGGTCATGAGTCGTTTCGATCTTCTCTTCTCTTTGGATTGCAAAGAAGCGGAAGGTCCATGCCATATCTCTCATCTTATGAAACAAATATGACTACGAGCACAATGTAG